The Acanthopagrus latus isolate v.2019 chromosome 11, fAcaLat1.1, whole genome shotgun sequence genome segment CAATTgctaattcattcattcattcatttactatAAAGTGCTTCCAAAAAATCTTGTGGGAGGTTAGGGCTTAAATtgaagggaaatgtaggaacacaaaacctaattttgaaaatgtcctagaAATGTGTTACCATAGGGTCGTGGGAACATAGGGCTGACCCCTTGTGTTGTTATACTACTTGATTTTGGCCACATTAGTCACTAATGGTCAGATAGATCTTCATTTCTCTGGcatctttctctttcccctAATGTACAAGTGTGTCTCATCCTGAGCCGACATTTTTCTAATACAGAGATGAAAACTAAAGTATCTTTAGTAGAAATGATACAGTCTTTTGAAGCCTCATTGTGCGTAACCTTTCATCTGTTACCTTAACATCCGCCTTTTTGTTTAGTCTTTTTATAAGAATACTGTGTCTGAAAGTGTGGGATATCTCATATTGGAACCAAACTCTGCAGCCCAACAATACAAATGTTGGGGACATTTCACGTCAAGGTTTCTCACCCCAACCCAGCAGGCTGAAGCCCCAGAGGCATCGACGACTGCGATAGAAGGACGAAAGCAGCAGGGAATTAAGATAGAGCGCCTCCACCAGGAGCCAGAAAAAATTTGCCATGACGCAGTAGTGACAGAAGACCACAGAAGCCTTGCAGGCAACCTGGACAGAAGAaagtggaaggaaaagaaaggagataAAGTGAATTATAGCGAGGGATTAGTATCAGAGAGGAGGTGCTCAGGCGATAAGCGCAGAGAGCGATGCAGAACAGGCAAATTTGCCCCGCAGGAATTTCTCAATATGGCCGAGAACCTCTCGTCCTCAACGTCGCATCTTACTGTGGAAAGGGTGCAGTGGTTCGTGTCCTCGCTTGAGAACAGCGTCGCATCCTTTATGAACACAGCGACAGCCTTCAGGATGAATGTGATGAAGAGCTGGATGTGGATGAAGTTCCTGGCACAACGCAGCCTCCTGTTGAAAGATCAGGTAACGTGCAATAAATCAGCTGCAGCGGTGTTGAGATTCACTCTAATAATATCACCGGTGCAGGTAATGCCATGTAAGAACTGTTCCCCAGCATAAAATATGTAACTTTTTGCCTCCACCCTTAGAGGATAACTCGTGACCCCCAGGTGGAGAACCAATGGTCCTACTTCACAAAAACTATCCCAGCCACGTGTTTTGATTAGTGTACAAGACGGccacacactcaaaaaaaaaattctgctttACAACACAGTCTCACACCGCATTGTTAAACATCTATCAACAGCTACAATGTTATTATAGTTCCATGGTTTTTCACTGGCAGGCAAAACCAGTTTGATGTGAGGTTAGCGTCgaaaaagagcaaaaaccaAAGCAAATTAGCAAGTAAAATGAGACCATTAAAAATGTTCGGTGTCTGAGAAACATTACAGCAAATGAGATTTTTAATAGAGATGGAAGTTTTGGCACTGCGCTGTCATTTGTGAGTGGTCATTATTTCGTGACACTGGATGCGGAGCGAGCCACCCCTCTCACGAGTCGATTACGCGGAGGCATCACAGCACTGTTTTTGATTTAGCTACTTCCTGTTCGCTTTGTTCATTCGTCTGTTCCGTTTCCCCGTGTCAGCCCTGCGTTTTCTGCTCCTCGGTCCTGCTCTGCGACTCGTGTTCCCCGGCGCCTAACTGGTTTGTGCATTATTCAGTTCAATTCTTCGACTTGCCCCTGCCTGCTCCCtcagtttttgtttccatttgtggctggcattttggatttttggattCATCGTTCTTTTGTTTACAGCTTTACTTTAAAACAGCTTGCTCTTTGTTCTGTGCCTTGCCTGCCTCCTGagtgtcttgcatttgggtcctcactGTTTTTTGCCACAAGTAACAACTGTAATGATTCAATGACTGGCTTTTAATTTGGGTTTCAGGGTCAATATCTGCAAAATGAAAGCACGAAAGCACAACATTTTAGGGAACACATATATTTGCCATATtggagagttagatgagaagattgagaCTGAGATTGAGATTCAGCCTGCTAGCTCGGGGCTCCATCTGCAACAGTGATTTTACACTTCtggtacaaaacaaacaacaggataTAAGATGTGTATTAGTAGGCTTAAATTCATTGTTAAGTAAAAGACCTTTGAAATTCTTCGCCCTTTTTGACAGCGGCAAGCAAGCTGTCTTCTCTTGATACCAGTCTTTATGCTAGGCTAGGCTAAGTGGTATCAGTCTTGTCTTGTACCTCTCCACCAGAAACAAATCCATTTACGAACGACACTAGAACATTGCTACAAACAAGGCATGTCCATAgcatcacattaaaaacacagtaaatgttGACAAAGGCCAAGAACTGGTAAAAGTCAGATTTTGTGTACTCCTCCAGTGTTCCTACCTGAAGAGCAACAGGATGAGCACAGCGACAGCCAGCACTGCCAGAGAGATGCTGTACCCGACGGTGTATATCAGCTTCACTGTGGCAAAGTATGACTGCTCCGTCTGAAAAAACAAGACGTGAAAGACGTTTCTGTAAGCTTCTTTAACATGCCGTCATGTATTGAAATGAAGTAAAATGTCTCAGAGTGAGACCAAATTGTAGGACAAGCTTGGGACTCGGCCGCATTGAAAAGATGACGAGATCGTAACTGCGAGAAAGCTTTTGCTATACTTTGAGTCTGGGTGTAATGGCAGTGTGACGGGCCtaaaaaaggacatgaaaaaGCTCCTTAATTACAGCAGCATCCGAACTTGTAATTGGTgactttacatttctgaaagTGGAAGACTTAAAAGGTTTTCATTAATGCGAGACAAAAGACGCTCTGTATCGCACCAAAGGGAGTATTTTTATAATTATTCCCCCCAAAAATACTGCTCAGTACGATTAAGCGCCAGTCTCTCTTTGTGAAAGAAGATAATTTCAGCTATTACCAGACGGGCGACGTTTGATTCACTTACTGCCTTGCAAAAGTATTTTCTCACCTGAGGCACATTTATAGTATTTAATGTTTGAACAGAAGTTATTTAGTTCATTTGGTCTAGTTTGTTCGTGAAGTCGAAGCAGGTAGTTTCTCTTCCTGCATTTGTCCCCCAGTTTTTGCATCCCCTCCATGCTTCTTATTCGCTTCTTCTGGAGGTTCCTTTTACTTCACCTGCTTCGCCCCAACGACCCTCACCTCAGGGATGTCATCATCCACACTGCAGGCGACGTGGTACGGCGGTAAAGGTCTGGACCATCCTCTGCCGGTGCAGTTACGGCTCACTGAACCTGAGGTGAAACATGGAGCGATCAAAATGTCAACCATGAGGAGAACATCTTTAGATTAGACTCACTTACTAAAATGTTGTGGCTCTTGGGATGGAAATGTTGGTTGACGGGCTTGTCGTTCTTTCCAGGAGGGGATTTTTGTGCCGTTAGTAAGTTGAATTTATTCTAGTCAGTTCCCAATTTCtcatcacatgtttttttcacgtattatcctgtttgtttatattttgttagGATGCttaattttgtttcatattttgctatcttttaattattatcatcttagttagggatattgggattttttttagtgtttcacttgattgttaTACTGTATCAgaattttcatgttgtgttttgcgAATATCGTTTTGCGATATctattaaggttttttttttttgtaatttggttgatgcatgtgttttttcaacCCTCACACAACTAACTCATCTATCCTTCTTGAGCTGTCAGATGATCATGAGTTGTGTACCTGGGAATTATTCCCATCTTTAAACTACTGTACATAAATGTGACATTATAGCATTTAGCTCGAGCATCTATGTGCATAATTTCAGCCTCACAGGACTGTTGGCATGCTCCTGTTCAGACACTGATATATATCCTCAGAGGCACAGCGTGCCAAGGTACTTCTTGTTTGCTCACTGTAAATCATTTATATGGGTGCCTCCTCACAAATCATTTAATCtcctaaagaaaaaaactaatttgattGCAGTCTCCTGTGACAATCTAGCGAGCGTgagcacatgaaaacaaataagtgAGTCAGTGCCTGACATTTTGAgaaagaagtagaagaagaaggacgaagaaaaggaagatgaaaaaaCCAAGAGGAGAAATCCAACACGGTCCATCACCAGAACTGTTCAGACCGAAAATGATCACCAAATCTTGAAGCCACGTGTCTCTAATCCACACAGCAAAATCTCTGAGGAGGAATCAACACAGTGGTTTTCAATCCTGGTCACCATGTTGGAAAGATCTCGATCTTACCAGCCTGTGCACATGTTTCAAAATCGAGTAAAAGAAAGACGACATATACACAATACACGAAAGAGTTAACttaatttgttcatttgtttccGATGCCAACTCTACATCATTTCATGAATCATCTGACCAGGATAATATGACCAGCGTGGTGAAGGCATGAGAAATAACTAAGCTCACACATAAATGGCCAGTTTTCTCGCAGGTGGTCTTGTTTTCCCGTAAAGTTCATACAGAGGAATCAGAGTGTTTCATAAAAGCGCCTCTCAGagcatttaatttgttttttgcctACCGGTGTACACACTGTTCTCGTCATTATCTCAGCCTGAACACCactcacctccctcccctctcacccCTTTAGtcacctgtgttgtttttgaagaGGGAGAAGATCGCAGGACAAGCTCGCTGGACCGTCTCCCCAACGACTGCGTGAGGCCAGCAGACGACTGCATCCCAGAATGGCTGGCAACCTTTTTCGGAGGAGATTTAGGAGAAGAGAGGcttaaaaaaggggggggggtaTGTGTCTGCAAGGGCAGTTAATCAGAAAAGAGAATTTAATGAATTTGTATGCACACCGGTGCTTGAATTGCACACAGTTTAAATATGTGCCCATGGAGGTGCAGCAGAGGTAAATGGGGTGTATCGTGCACAAAACACCCCCAACAACATTCTTCAATGCCTTACCGTCCGCCTCTGAGCGAATCCTATTAGGACAAGAATGAGTTAGTACTGTAGATCCCACGGCAGGACCTTTTGTCTTGGGGTAgattacacacatacatcctTACGTAACTTTCTTTAATGTTCTCCACTGCAGACGCATCACTGATCGATCACTCAGTGCGCATTCATTGGGATGCCATCAAGAATCTGCGCCGACAACTGATGATTCTCTGCGAGGCATTAATCCCAGCCCGGACTGTTACACTTAATGGGGAACATTTGCAATATATATCATATCGTAACTACGGCAGCACgatgttaaaatggaaaacacacCTTCCGTGCTTCTGTTGGCCTGCTCTGCAACGTCCTGGAGGCAGCTGAGCTCCTCTCGCTTCAGCTGGAATATGAGCTCGCATTCAGGGTGC includes the following:
- the ghrhrl gene encoding growth hormone releasing hormone receptor, like isoform X2; its protein translation is MSRLHIRRILLALCLAPTALSSLHPECELIFQLKREELSCLQDVAEQANRSTEGCQPFWDAVVCWPHAVVGETVQRACPAIFSLFKNNTGSVSRNCTGRGWSRPLPPYHVACSVDDDIPETEQSYFATVKLIYTVGYSISLAVLAVAVLILLLFRRLRCARNFIHIQLFITFILKAVAVFIKDATLFSSEDTNHCTLSTVACKASVVFCHYCVMANFFWLLVEALYLNSLLLSSFYRSRRCLWGFSLLGWGVPVLFILIWIGSRVYFEDTECWDINEDSPYWWIIKGPIGVSIAVNFMLLINIIRILMQKLNPRLIQFNNSSQYRRLTKSTLLLIPLFGTHYMFFNFLPDYFSVNLRLCIELCMGSFQVQTEVHMQWLRWQERSYGVVSPAAKGSQMDTPF
- the ghrhrl gene encoding growth hormone releasing hormone receptor, like isoform X1; its protein translation is MSRLHIRRILLALCLAPTALSSLHPECELIFQLKREELSCLQDVAEQANRSTEGCQPFWDAVVCWPHAVVGETVQRACPAIFSLFKNNTGSVSRNCTGRGWSRPLPPYHVACSVDDDIPETEQSYFATVKLIYTVGYSISLAVLAVAVLILLLFRRLRCARNFIHIQLFITFILKAVAVFIKDATLFSSEDTNHCTLSTVACKASVVFCHYCVMANFFWLLVEALYLNSLLLSSFYRSRRCLWGFSLLGWGVPVLFILIWIGSRVYFEDTECWDINEDSPYWWIIKGPIGVSIAVNFMLLINIIRILMQKLNPRLIQFNNSSQYRRLTKSTLLLIPLFGTHYMFFNFLPDYFSVNLRLCIELCMGSFQGLLVAILYCFLNQEVQTEVHMQWLRWQERSYGVVSPAAKGSQMDTPF